In a single window of the Dreissena polymorpha isolate Duluth1 chromosome 3, UMN_Dpol_1.0, whole genome shotgun sequence genome:
- the LOC127875348 gene encoding uncharacterized protein LOC127875348 isoform X1, with translation MAVVQRNNGPPSKGFQLEQLANNQRALATFLDRAYELLSRQLEFFEKIQKLANESCSAHNATIEMVIQFSSTIDSVIKTYIPKAKDGIDFQNQELLVDGIQQITEQTETLKEVTNRTKSRYMDIKRSAHEQCTAIRLHSDKVRAKVAIPLKQIEDDLEGLENIQTSEVLLTYPCKQTEQTIQDKGWKSSRATSRPYPMRQLQIIVNALLWPLSRILGSLFLLLPSRMRLQISSAMDLCTNTWVAIKGKCRTVIRFTIGKLSRVKETTHQNCQNDAEENSQLGTTGDTYNNTIAKRNDLLNKQARLNELIINADPSYIQKALEQIGNVIKQLRDIELYWVDTINQLNVLRQRCYSWMTDDIADAEGLKDSFSKLEKEFQSIFEGFRDYIQVASREVSTLFKFRF, from the exons ATGGCTGTAGTGCAACGG AATAATGGCCCACCATCGAAGGGGTTTCAGCTTGAACAACTCGCCAACAACCAACGTGCATTGGCCACATTTCTTGACCGTGCATATGAACTTCTTTCTAGACAACTGGAGTTTTTCGAAAAG ATACAGAAGTTGGCCAATGAGAGTTGCTCAGCGCATAATGCCACGATTGAAATGGTAATACAATTTTCATCGACCATTGATTCCGTCATCAAAACGTATATCCCCAAGGCGAAAGATGGAATAGATTTTCAA AACCAAGAGTTGCTAGTGGATGGTATACAGCAGATAACGGAACAAACAGAGACCCTAAAAGAAGTAACCAACAGAACCAAATCAAG GTACATGGACATTAAACGAAGTGCACATGAGCAATGTACTGCAATACGATTGCATAGCGATAAAGTACGGGCGAAGGTTGCTATCCCTCTGAAGCAAATAGAAGACGATTTGGAAGGACTAGAAAACATACAAACTTCGGAAGTATTATTGACATACCCATGTAAACAAACTGAGCAAACGATACAAGACAAAG GATGGAAATCTTCCCGGGCGACTTCAAGGCCGTATCCAATGAGACAACTACAGATTATTGTGAATGCCCTTTTATGGCCTCTTTCAAGAATTTTGGGGTCGCTTTTTTTATTGTTACCCTCACGGATGCGCTTACAAATATCTTCAGCGATGGATTTATGCACCAACACGTGGGTCGCAATTAAAGGAAAATGTAGAACAGTCATACGTTTTACAATAGGAAAACTCAGTAGA GTGAAAGAAACAACACATCAAAACTGTCAAAATGACGCTGAAGAGAACTCTCAACTTGGAACCACTGGTGATACATATAACAACACTATTGCGAAGAGGAACGATCTTTTGAATAAACAGGCTCGTTTGAATGAGTTGATTATAAATGCAG ATCCCTCCTATATCCAGAAAGCATTGGAGCAAATAGGAAATGTCATTAAACAGTTAAGAGACATAGAATTATATTGGGTCGACACAATAAATCAACTTAACGTGCTAAGACAAAGATGCTACAGTTGGATGACAGACGATATAGCAGATGCAGAAGGTTTAAAAGATTCCTTCTCTAAACTAGAGAAG GAATTCCAAAGTATATTCGAAGGATTTAGAGACTACATTCAAGTTGCTTCACGAGAAGTATCAACTCTTTTCAAATTCCGGTTTTAG
- the LOC127875348 gene encoding uncharacterized protein LOC127875348 isoform X2, which produces MAVVQRNNGPPSKGFQLEQLANNQRALATFLDRAYELLSRQLEFFEKIQKLANESCSAHNATIEMVIQFSSTIDSVIKTYIPKAKDGIDFQNQELLVDGIQQITEQTETLKEVTNRTKSRYMDIKRSAHEQCTAIRLHSDKVRAKVAIPLKQIEDDLEGLENIQTSEVLLTYPCKQTEQTIQDKGWKSSRATSRPYPMRQLQIIVNALLWPLSRILGSLFLLLPSRMRLQISSAMDLCTNTWVAIKGKCRTVIRFTIGKLSRVKETTHQNCQNDAEENSQLGTTGDTYNNTIAKRNDLLNKQARLNELIINADPSYIQKALEQIGNVIKQLRDIELYWVDTINQLNVLRQRCYSWMTDDIADAEGLKDSFSKLEKEFQSIFEGFRDYIQVASREVSTLFKFRF; this is translated from the exons AATAATGGCCCACCATCGAAGGGGTTTCAGCTTGAACAACTCGCCAACAACCAACGTGCATTGGCCACATTTCTTGACCGTGCATATGAACTTCTTTCTAGACAACTGGAGTTTTTCGAAAAG ATACAGAAGTTGGCCAATGAGAGTTGCTCAGCGCATAATGCCACGATTGAAATGGTAATACAATTTTCATCGACCATTGATTCCGTCATCAAAACGTATATCCCCAAGGCGAAAGATGGAATAGATTTTCAA AACCAAGAGTTGCTAGTGGATGGTATACAGCAGATAACGGAACAAACAGAGACCCTAAAAGAAGTAACCAACAGAACCAAATCAAG GTACATGGACATTAAACGAAGTGCACATGAGCAATGTACTGCAATACGATTGCATAGCGATAAAGTACGGGCGAAGGTTGCTATCCCTCTGAAGCAAATAGAAGACGATTTGGAAGGACTAGAAAACATACAAACTTCGGAAGTATTATTGACATACCCATGTAAACAAACTGAGCAAACGATACAAGACAAAG GATGGAAATCTTCCCGGGCGACTTCAAGGCCGTATCCAATGAGACAACTACAGATTATTGTGAATGCCCTTTTATGGCCTCTTTCAAGAATTTTGGGGTCGCTTTTTTTATTGTTACCCTCACGGATGCGCTTACAAATATCTTCAGCGATGGATTTATGCACCAACACGTGGGTCGCAATTAAAGGAAAATGTAGAACAGTCATACGTTTTACAATAGGAAAACTCAGTAGA GTGAAAGAAACAACACATCAAAACTGTCAAAATGACGCTGAAGAGAACTCTCAACTTGGAACCACTGGTGATACATATAACAACACTATTGCGAAGAGGAACGATCTTTTGAATAAACAGGCTCGTTTGAATGAGTTGATTATAAATGCAG ATCCCTCCTATATCCAGAAAGCATTGGAGCAAATAGGAAATGTCATTAAACAGTTAAGAGACATAGAATTATATTGGGTCGACACAATAAATCAACTTAACGTGCTAAGACAAAGATGCTACAGTTGGATGACAGACGATATAGCAGATGCAGAAGGTTTAAAAGATTCCTTCTCTAAACTAGAGAAG GAATTCCAAAGTATATTCGAAGGATTTAGAGACTACATTCAAGTTGCTTCACGAGAAGTATCAACTCTTTTCAAATTCCGGTTTTAG